A window of the Nitrosococcus wardiae genome harbors these coding sequences:
- a CDS encoding DUF6513 domain-containing protein, which translates to MREHILFLTGKLAEPSLRKILKSMEPVDFDYTVKQLGLSVAALMTAEMVERRLTETGEATRILVPGRCRGDLEKLSAILELPVERGPNELNELPTYFGRSGPAPDLSRYDVCLFAEIVDAPQQSVQGILDRAAYYRSCGADVIDLGFFPSEPFGHLEEAIQALKAEGYCLSADSLEPKDLIRAGKAGADYLLSLTEKTLYITDEVGSTPILVPAARGDLSSLERAMESLDKQGRTWLADPILEPIHFGFMDSLARYHELRRRYPQAPLLMGVGNLTELTDADTTGINAILFGIISELGISAILTTEVSSHARRAVREADLARRIMYAARENNALPQNIDDGLLCLHERRPFPDSPEEIAELAARVKDPSYRIRISQEGIHIFNRDSIHRAQDPFDLFPHLAVTEDAGHAFYLGVELSRAQIAWQLGKHYSQDEELDWGCAYEGEAEDLLEQKPPGTTLQNSKRGEGNGKA; encoded by the coding sequence GTGAGGGAACATATCCTCTTTCTTACTGGAAAACTAGCTGAGCCTAGCTTGCGCAAAATCCTCAAGAGTATGGAACCGGTGGATTTTGATTACACTGTGAAGCAACTGGGGTTGAGTGTTGCTGCTTTAATGACGGCAGAAATGGTCGAACGCCGCTTGACGGAAACCGGTGAAGCCACCCGGATTTTGGTACCAGGCCGTTGCCGCGGTGATTTAGAAAAACTCTCCGCAATACTGGAATTGCCTGTGGAGCGAGGGCCAAATGAGCTCAATGAGCTTCCTACTTACTTTGGTCGCAGCGGTCCAGCCCCCGATCTCAGTCGATACGATGTATGTCTCTTTGCTGAAATCGTGGATGCTCCGCAGCAATCAGTCCAGGGTATTCTAGACCGGGCTGCCTACTATCGAAGTTGTGGTGCCGATGTTATCGATCTGGGTTTTTTTCCAAGTGAACCCTTCGGCCACCTAGAAGAGGCAATTCAGGCCCTTAAGGCGGAGGGATATTGTTTAAGTGCCGATTCCCTGGAGCCAAAGGATTTGATCCGCGCGGGAAAAGCGGGAGCAGATTATCTATTGAGCCTCACTGAGAAAACCCTTTATATTACCGATGAAGTAGGTTCTACTCCTATTCTAGTCCCAGCTGCACGAGGGGATTTATCTTCCTTGGAGCGGGCGATGGAAAGCCTGGACAAACAGGGGCGTACTTGGCTTGCTGATCCCATTTTGGAACCTATCCATTTTGGCTTCATGGATTCCCTAGCCCGTTATCATGAACTGCGTCGTCGCTATCCCCAAGCGCCCCTCCTGATGGGGGTAGGTAATCTGACGGAGCTAACAGATGCCGATACTACCGGGATTAACGCCATTCTGTTTGGTATTATTTCTGAACTTGGAATCAGTGCGATTCTAACCACAGAAGTGAGTTCCCATGCTCGGCGCGCAGTCCGGGAGGCAGATCTTGCCCGCCGTATCATGTATGCGGCACGGGAAAACAATGCCCTGCCACAGAATATTGATGATGGGCTGCTATGTCTCCATGAGCGGCGGCCTTTCCCCGATTCTCCTGAAGAGATTGCTGAGTTGGCAGCCCGAGTTAAAGATCCCAGTTACCGTATCCGCATCAGTCAGGAAGGAATCCATATTTTTAACCGGGATAGTATTCACAGGGCTCAAGATCCCTTTGATTTATTTCCCCATCTTGCCGTGACAGAAGATGCAGGCCATGCCTTTTATCTGGGGGTGGAGCTATCACGGGCACAGATTGCCTGGCAATTAGGTAAGCATTACAGCCAGGATGAAGAACTAGATTGGGGTTGTGCCTATGAGGGAGAGGCGGAAGATCTCTTGGAGCAAAAGCCACCTGGTACCACGCTGCAGAACTCTAAGCGGGGGGAGGGCAATGGCAAGGCTTGA
- a CDS encoding (5-formylfuran-3-yl)methyl phosphate synthase produces the protein MNRWLVSVRNLEEVTTVLAEGPDIIDLKEPKEGALGALPSETICQAVGLIGGRCPTSATIGDLSMKPAPICHAVEQIAATGVNYVKIGLFPDGRVPDCLVALQPLAVQGVSLVGVMFADKQPNFSWISLMQQAGFTGAMLDTATKDGRNLLSHLSLAELSGFVQAVRSGGLVSGLAGSLSFEDIPKLLPLGADYLGFRSALCCAGQRQSSLDPKAIVLLKRALNRR, from the coding sequence ATGAACCGCTGGCTGGTCAGTGTTCGTAATCTGGAAGAGGTCACCACTGTGCTTGCGGAAGGGCCTGACATCATTGATCTTAAGGAACCCAAAGAAGGGGCTTTGGGGGCTCTACCCTCAGAAACCATTTGCCAAGCTGTCGGACTGATTGGAGGTCGTTGTCCTACTAGTGCCACTATCGGTGATCTCTCCATGAAACCCGCACCCATTTGCCACGCCGTGGAACAAATTGCAGCCACGGGAGTGAACTACGTGAAAATTGGTTTGTTCCCCGATGGCCGGGTACCTGATTGCCTAGTGGCACTGCAGCCGTTGGCAGTTCAAGGAGTTTCTTTGGTGGGAGTAATGTTTGCCGACAAACAGCCCAACTTTTCTTGGATATCCTTGATGCAACAGGCAGGCTTTACAGGAGCCATGTTGGATACGGCCACTAAAGATGGCCGCAATTTGCTCAGCCATCTGTCACTGGCTGAGCTGAGTGGCTTCGTTCAAGCAGTTCGCAGTGGTGGTCTGGTGAGCGGCTTAGCAGGTTCCCTTAGTTTTGAGGATATACCCAAGCTGCTGCCTTTAGGAGCTGATTATCTGGGATTTCGCAGCGCTTTATGCTGTGCTGGGCAGCGGCAATCTAGCCTTGATCCAAAGGCTATTGTTTTGCTTAAGCGCGCTTTGAATAGGCGCTGA
- a CDS encoding class 1 fructose-bisphosphatase: MHSGTFLTQFILEEQRSIPNATGDFTGLLNDIVTACKTISHLVNRGGLIDILGTAGTENVQGEGQKKLDVISNEVMVKSLEWTGHLAAMASEEVEGIISIPNQYPKGKYLLLFDPLDGSSNIDVNISVGTIFSILRCPDGVPEPTEKDFLQPGTQQVCAGFCIYGPTTMMVLTTGHGVNGFTLDQDIGEFILTHPNMTIPKDTGEFAINMSNQRFWEAPVQRYIEECIQGKEGPRGKNFNMRWVASMVAEVYRILTRGGIFMYPWDSRDPSKPGRLRLMYEANPMSFIVEQAGGASSTSQQRILEVEPEGIHQRVPVILGSKNEVERVVAYHKEA; the protein is encoded by the coding sequence ATGCATAGTGGTACCTTTTTAACTCAGTTCATTCTCGAGGAACAACGCAGTATTCCCAATGCTACAGGCGATTTTACTGGGCTGCTTAACGATATCGTGACTGCCTGTAAAACTATCTCCCACTTAGTTAACCGTGGTGGTCTCATCGATATACTGGGGACTGCGGGGACTGAAAATGTCCAAGGTGAAGGCCAGAAAAAGCTCGATGTGATCAGCAATGAGGTCATGGTGAAGTCTCTGGAATGGACGGGACATCTAGCCGCCATGGCCTCAGAAGAAGTTGAAGGTATCATTTCAATTCCTAACCAATATCCTAAGGGTAAATACCTTTTGCTTTTTGATCCTTTGGATGGCTCTTCCAATATTGATGTCAACATTTCGGTAGGAACCATCTTCTCCATCCTACGCTGTCCGGATGGAGTGCCTGAGCCCACCGAGAAAGATTTCCTACAACCGGGTACCCAACAAGTTTGTGCTGGATTTTGCATCTACGGTCCTACCACTATGATGGTGTTAACGACCGGCCATGGCGTCAATGGTTTCACCCTAGACCAGGACATTGGCGAATTTATCCTTACCCATCCTAATATGACCATCCCGAAGGATACCGGGGAATTCGCCATCAATATGTCTAATCAGCGTTTCTGGGAAGCACCGGTACAACGGTATATTGAGGAATGTATACAAGGGAAGGAAGGTCCCCGAGGCAAGAATTTCAACATGCGTTGGGTTGCCTCCATGGTGGCAGAAGTCTACCGGATTCTAACCCGAGGCGGGATTTTCATGTACCCCTGGGATAGCCGGGATCCAAGCAAACCTGGCCGATTGCGTTTAATGTATGAAGCCAATCCCATGAGCTTCATCGTGGAACAAGCTGGTGGTGCCAGCTCCACTAGCCAACAGCGAATTTTAGAAGTAGAGCCGGAAGGTATTCACCAACGAGTACCTGTCATCCTCGGCTCTAAAAATGAAGTGGAACGGGTGGTAGCTTACCATAAAGAAGCCTAG
- a CDS encoding DUF1624 domain-containing protein yields the protein MSQSGLLSATAPRIVSVDLMRGIVMVIMAIDHVRNFFSPFPYPPEDLAQASAGLFLTRWITHFCAPVFIFLAGTSAYLYRRNRSYSHHELAYFLVTRGLWLIFIELSVINLSWTFGWYPYLFVQVIWVIGWSMIYLAGMLYLPFWLSMGIALAMIAGHNLLDPIQAQQFGDWSILWNILHEMGGQPVSVINYFFVVYPLIPWLGVMVAGYGFGHLVILPADRRNPLLYKLGLGLVAAFFILRGFNLYGDPEPWQPSERGLLFSFLEILNTEKYPPSLAYLLMTLGPAIALLPVIEKWRGRLADGVKVFGQVPFFYYLVHLLFIHTLAMLWIRWTFGTWDRLRYLSHSGDFPESYEPSLLRIYLVWIIVVGALYPLCRWYAHLKKRSQSWWLSYL from the coding sequence TTGAGTCAGTCAGGACTCTTATCAGCCACTGCACCCCGCATCGTCTCTGTGGATCTCATGCGAGGAATTGTCATGGTCATCATGGCCATTGACCATGTCCGTAATTTCTTCAGCCCCTTTCCTTACCCACCCGAGGATCTTGCCCAAGCCTCTGCCGGATTGTTTTTAACCCGCTGGATCACTCACTTTTGTGCGCCAGTGTTTATCTTTCTGGCTGGAACCAGCGCCTACCTCTACCGCCGCAACCGAAGTTACTCCCATCACGAGCTAGCATATTTTCTAGTCACCAGAGGGCTATGGCTTATCTTTATTGAGTTATCAGTTATCAACCTCTCCTGGACTTTCGGCTGGTATCCCTATCTTTTTGTTCAGGTGATTTGGGTCATCGGTTGGTCAATGATCTACTTAGCCGGAATGCTCTATCTGCCGTTTTGGTTGTCCATGGGAATCGCCCTTGCAATGATAGCGGGTCATAATCTACTCGATCCCATCCAAGCCCAACAATTCGGCGACTGGTCCATCCTCTGGAACATCTTACATGAAATGGGAGGCCAGCCAGTTTCAGTTATCAATTACTTTTTTGTCGTCTATCCGCTGATTCCTTGGCTTGGGGTAATGGTGGCAGGCTATGGCTTTGGTCACCTCGTGATCCTGCCAGCCGACCGCCGCAATCCTCTCCTCTATAAACTTGGCCTAGGATTAGTTGCCGCTTTTTTTATTCTTCGCGGCTTCAATCTCTATGGTGACCCGGAGCCCTGGCAACCCAGTGAGCGCGGCCTTCTGTTCAGCTTTCTTGAGATTTTGAATACCGAGAAGTACCCACCATCACTGGCCTATTTATTGATGACCTTAGGCCCAGCCATTGCTTTGCTACCCGTGATTGAAAAATGGCGTGGACGGCTCGCCGATGGAGTGAAGGTATTCGGGCAGGTCCCCTTTTTCTACTACCTCGTGCACCTACTCTTCATCCACACCCTGGCGATGCTTTGGATCAGATGGACATTTGGTACTTGGGATCGACTGCGGTACCTCTCCCACTCTGGCGACTTTCCGGAAAGTTATGAACCCAGCCTGCTGCGGATTTACCTAGTGTGGATTATAGTAGTGGGAGCACTCTATCCCCTGTGCCGATGGTATGCTCATCTCAAAAAACGTAGCCAAAGCTGGTGGCTGAGCTACCTCTAA
- a CDS encoding multicopper oxidase domain-containing protein, with product MVSRRFLVVFFLGVTLFGAALLAFPLRKTAYQSPPPTAKFDLSKLETEPLCPEVDPLWRKSQIIDEVEIEESSLCNPDNPALVAAFVKGTNNISHDTLMESGLAMDAVTKGKDSDGDGDPDVIEIRLEVAELNGRSPDYPEPIPGYFIAPGIQPGFWAFVPKTHGMSTENFESLKANPLLRLPSPTIRVEAGDMIRIILENTHYLPHTIHFHGVDHPYMNGMGKGNDGVPETSHRPVMPGESFVYEMKPRQTGTMLYHCHEQAPVHVMLGLMGMFVVEENRPNNWVQTLNVGAGQVRHPSVAVKENYDREYDLIYQEVDQDLNNLIKTANDPRLIAKATTRGYDMTEGTPDYFLLNGQSFPYTLRESLIVVNANERIKLRLANGGDDKYIAIHSHGHRMRITHYDGIEHNPEAQITRDVADLSPAQRLDLVLTTIDDGLHSFGEGVWMFHDHQEKALTSDGMYPGGGITLIVYHSYLGENYMPLLHGVDIKPFFSKAFYERKVPAWSSYDEAGILGDPELVVGFVSIRSLLLTFLAGLLLGGIVIVMGAFKRRASHTRHMAKAEK from the coding sequence ATGGTTTCACGCCGTTTTCTGGTGGTATTTTTCCTGGGCGTTACCCTGTTTGGAGCTGCGCTGCTTGCCTTCCCCCTTAGAAAAACCGCTTATCAATCTCCACCTCCTACCGCCAAATTTGATCTGTCAAAGTTGGAAACAGAACCTCTGTGTCCGGAAGTGGATCCCCTATGGCGGAAATCCCAGATTATTGATGAGGTTGAGATAGAGGAATCCTCTCTTTGTAACCCAGATAATCCTGCTTTAGTGGCTGCTTTTGTGAAAGGCACTAACAATATTTCCCATGATACTTTGATGGAATCAGGATTGGCGATGGATGCCGTCACTAAGGGGAAAGACTCGGATGGGGACGGTGACCCAGATGTTATTGAGATCCGGCTTGAAGTGGCCGAATTAAACGGACGTTCCCCCGACTATCCTGAACCTATTCCTGGTTATTTCATTGCTCCAGGTATTCAGCCTGGTTTTTGGGCCTTTGTCCCTAAAACCCACGGCATGTCTACTGAAAACTTCGAAAGTCTGAAGGCTAACCCCTTATTGCGATTACCTTCCCCCACCATCCGGGTCGAAGCAGGGGATATGATCAGAATAATCCTAGAAAATACCCATTATCTGCCTCACACGATCCATTTTCATGGGGTCGATCATCCTTACATGAATGGGATGGGCAAAGGTAATGATGGGGTGCCAGAGACCAGCCACCGCCCGGTGATGCCTGGCGAAAGTTTTGTTTATGAAATGAAGCCAAGACAGACTGGCACCATGCTTTATCACTGCCATGAACAGGCACCTGTCCATGTCATGCTAGGGCTAATGGGGATGTTCGTTGTGGAAGAGAATCGCCCCAATAACTGGGTCCAAACCTTAAATGTGGGAGCAGGACAGGTACGTCATCCTTCCGTGGCCGTTAAAGAAAATTACGATCGCGAATATGATCTAATCTACCAGGAGGTGGACCAGGATCTTAATAATTTAATCAAAACAGCAAATGATCCCCGCTTGATCGCCAAGGCCACCACCCGCGGCTATGATATGACTGAGGGTACCCCTGATTACTTTTTGCTCAATGGGCAGTCATTTCCCTATACGTTGCGAGAATCACTTATCGTTGTCAATGCCAATGAGCGTATCAAATTGCGTCTGGCCAATGGGGGAGACGATAAGTACATTGCTATCCATAGCCATGGGCACAGGATGAGAATCACCCATTACGATGGGATAGAGCATAACCCGGAGGCTCAGATTACGCGGGATGTGGCTGATCTCAGTCCAGCCCAGCGCTTGGATTTAGTCCTCACTACCATTGATGATGGTTTGCATAGCTTCGGCGAAGGGGTATGGATGTTCCACGATCACCAAGAGAAGGCGCTGACTTCGGACGGGATGTATCCAGGAGGAGGGATTACCTTGATCGTTTATCATTCCTATCTGGGTGAAAATTATATGCCGCTACTCCATGGCGTAGATATCAAGCCGTTTTTCTCTAAAGCGTTCTATGAAAGAAAAGTACCGGCTTGGAGTAGCTATGACGAAGCAGGCATATTAGGTGATCCTGAACTTGTAGTGGGCTTCGTCAGTATCCGCTCTCTATTATTAACTTTTCTTGCTGGATTACTATTAGGGGGGATTGTGATTGTAATGGGCGCATTTAAAAGACGTGCTAGTCATACTCGGCATATGGCAAAAGCAGAAAAGTAA
- a CDS encoding DUF447 domain-containing protein, which produces MARLESKIHEVIVTTLSEDGQIHAAPMGIWEEKGNFIVAPFKPSTTYNNLFRHPECVVNYTDDVRVFAGSVTGRRHWPTQVATHVYGGVLVQALAHSELRVTQLQDRDPRAHFYCRVVHEANHRPFRGFNRAQGAVIEAAVLVSRLHLLPFDKIERELKYLQIAVDKAAGPREWEAWEWLMEQVQHYRGEEIKS; this is translated from the coding sequence ATGGCAAGGCTTGAGAGCAAGATCCATGAGGTTATTGTTACCACCTTAAGTGAAGACGGGCAGATTCATGCAGCACCCATGGGCATTTGGGAAGAGAAAGGCAATTTTATCGTGGCTCCTTTCAAGCCCTCTACCACCTACAATAATTTATTCCGCCATCCTGAGTGTGTAGTTAACTACACAGACGATGTCCGGGTATTTGCGGGCTCGGTTACGGGTCGGCGCCATTGGCCTACCCAGGTGGCCACCCATGTCTACGGGGGTGTCCTGGTACAGGCTTTGGCCCATAGTGAACTGCGGGTGACTCAATTGCAGGACAGGGATCCTCGAGCTCATTTTTATTGCCGGGTTGTACACGAAGCGAACCATAGGCCTTTTCGTGGCTTTAACCGGGCTCAAGGCGCCGTTATCGAAGCCGCCGTGCTGGTAAGCCGCTTACATCTCTTACCTTTCGATAAGATTGAAAGAGAATTGAAATATCTCCAAATTGCTGTTGACAAGGCTGCAGGGCCTCGCGAATGGGAAGCTTGGGAATGGTTGATGGAACAGGTTCAACATTATCGTGGGGAAGAAATAAAGTCATGA